TGTTTTAGCTGTGTGTGTTTATAAGTCTGTGAGTTGCTGAGGCATACTAGTAGCTGTGTGCAAAAATGAGGtgcagaggaggaagccaggccaGTCAGCACTCCTTCCAGcccatgtatgtgtgtatatatgtatgtatgtatgtatgaataaTGTCTctagtctttttaaatattaggcCTCTCTGACATGACCAGGAATTTTTTTTGAGCttttatatttgagtttattcttcatttaacttttaaaacactactatagttgaatattaaaacaaaaacaatagcaagTAGTGAGCTATGATTATAGTCCTTCACTCATTCACTACTGCACATAAAATGCCAGCAGTGTTATTCACTGGCCCCATTAAGAGGTCTGACACTGAACACCACCCCTGGGATGATGTTCATCATCCTCATATGCTTCCCCATTGTAATGGCACCATCTTTCCTGATTTGGATCAAAGTCCACCAGTTCTACCTGGTCCATTTCATCAGTCTCTTCTACTTCCTTCCTCTCAGGTAGGAGTTTTTCCAGCAAAGAGAATTTATCAGGAGACACAAAGCCATTCTGAGGAAAATTTACCTTAAATTCGATGATGAGGCGACCCTTCTCATATGGCCTACGATAAATTGGCATGCCTTCATTTAGCATACACTTGATATCTCCATGCTTGACAATTTGACCTCGATGAGAGGTGATGACAATGGTTCGGTTGTAGCTCTGCAAAAGAATGTGATTTGCGATAAATGTGAAGGCCGAGGTGGTAAGAAAGGAGCAGTTGAGTGTTGTCCCAATTGCCGAGGTACTGGAATGCAAATAAGAATTCATCAGATAGGACCTGGAATGGCTCAGCAAATTCAGTCTGTGTG
Above is a genomic segment from Mustela nigripes isolate SB6536 chromosome 4, MUSNIG.SB6536, whole genome shotgun sequence containing:
- the LOC132015106 gene encoding dnaJ homolog subfamily A member 1-like encodes the protein MLNEGMPIYRRPYEKGRLIIEFKVNFPQNGFVSPDKFSLLEKLLPERKEVEETDEMDQVELVDFDPNQERWCHYNGEAYEDDEHHPRGGVQCQTS